The genome window GTGGTCTTAGTCGGTTCGGATGCTGAAGTCTGGATTCCAGCAAAACTCACATCTGTCGTACTCCTATGAGTTGTTGAACCACAAGTTCTGACTCTGTTTCTTCTTTGAAGGGTAATTTGATAATTACCACTATTCGGAAAATTTACTCTTATGTCACAGCTGGTAGACGAACAATTTGAACATAAAAGTGCCGAATCAGTAGTCATATCATATGAATTGCCACTGAAGCTTTCAAAAGTTCTAGTACATTGTGGTTGGGCCGCTACTGATGCTGCAGAAAGAGCTAAAAGAAAAAATAAAGAATCTTCTGCTGCTTTTGCTTCCTTTTCCTCTTCGGTCTCTCCACAGTTCATTGTTAGCGATAAAATTACAACTAGTGTAGTTATTATTCTTACAAACATTTTTACTCCTTGATTTTACCTGTTCCGGTTTCCAGAACAAGCTGATTAATTTATGCTAGAATTCAGTTTTTTTACAATATCTCAAAAATTTAAATATTGTCTGAAATCTCCGGTCAATCAAAATAATTTAATAAAATATTGTCAACTACTCAAATATTATTTCTTTTTTTACAATTTTTAGCATTTGAACTCTATAAAATAATTTTGAAAATTTGAGAAATGAGATATCCGTACCACTTAAACGGAAAACGAAGATTAATGATTTCTAATTTCTCCTTGTTAATTGAAAAATATAATAATCAAAACGCAAATAAGTGAAAGAACAAGAACAAGTGCCTCTCAAATTATTGAATGCAGCAGTCCCATCATTAGTGCTCGAAAATCCAGCCGCGAAGTTTGAAACAAGAATTTTTGTATATTCGAAAGAAGAAGTTTGCTGGCTCGGGCTTTCCGCTGCAATCCCTAGCGCGTAAATGCACTGTAGATTGATAAATGTCTTCTATCACATAATTATAAAGAAATTATCTTTACCGTATGAAAATAACCATTTAAATCCGAATTGCCAAACCTTCTTGTAGCAGTCGATTGTTTAGAAAATTTCCATCTTCTATTATCTTTTCAACCTTCCATTCATTCTTTAAATAGAAAACTTCAACAAGATATCTGTCGTAAATGTCTGATCCGTATGTCTTGAGTATTAGAAAGTTTGTACCTTTCAATTCGCGCTCTACAAATTTCTTAGCAGCTTGACCATTTCTTTCGGCTACTTCAGGAGCATCCAAACCACGAAGCCTAAGTCTCTCTTCGATAAAAATTCCAAAACCCAAATCAATTTGTACAAGCAAAGTATCACCGTCCACAACCCTATCCAAGTACGCTTTGTATGAAAAAAGCTCCCTCACACTAGCGATCTTTTCAAATTGGAAACTATTTCTTGACTTACGGACAGACACAAGATCCCCTGATTTGAATCCATCCAAGCTGGAATTATCACCTAACTCGTATTTAATTCTAAAACCAAGGTCAAGATTTGGCATCCAACACCATTTAGCTTGTTGACGGGGATTTCGCTTGTGAGCGCTAAATGGTGCTGGGTCGATCGCTCGCGGGTCGTTCAGCTATTCGAGCTCGAACGTTTTATACTATTAGGATGTTTTGTTGTGTTAATGAAAGTTGTGTAGATGTTTTTTTTACGATTAAAGTTTGGTCCCCCAAGGTTCGTCTGAATGACTCACCTCAAACTTTGTCTACCGCCTGAGGGCTACCAACAAAGTTCATGGGCGAAGGGGCTCGCTCAACTCTCGAAGCTTCCTGCTTCTCAAGTTTCGCCCGTCCCACTCGGCACACTCAACATCCTGTTTCGTGAGCGATACTAAAGCTTCCGCTGGGCGCTACTATCGCTTTGCCTCGTGGTCGTTCTCACCCCTCTTCAAGATTAAGTTAGAATTGTGGAGACGTCTTTTTAAGAATGAAGTTTAGTCCCCCAAGGTTCGTCTGTAGGACTCACCTCAAACTTTGCTTACCGCCTGATGGCTACCAGCAAAGTTTATGGGCTTAGGGACTACGTCCCTTCGACCTGCGGGCGAAGGGGCTCGAACCCTCGCCAGAAGCTTGGAAGGCTGCTGTGCTACCGTTACACCACACCCGCATTGTGTAAGGACAGTGTTTTTAGCGAGGGTCTAAAGTCAACATTTTTGAAGAATCATAGAAGTTGCCGATAGACAATATCCGATAGCTTCATTATGTCCTTTTAGATTCTAAAAGGACATACGACTCAATCCTTTTTTAGATTGAGGCTGAGTGCATTCAATACAACAGATATAGAACTAAACGCCATAGCGGCTCCGCTTAGCCATGGAGCAAGCAATCCAATACCAGCGATAGGTATTCCCAACGTATTGTATCCAAGAGCCCAGAAGAAATTTTGTCGAATATTTCGTACTGTGCTTCTACTGATTTTTATGACATCGACTAATCTTTCCAAATCACCTTTGACTAATACAACTCCAGCTGTTTCGATAGCAACATCCGTTCCAGTACCCATTGCGATTCCTAAATCAGCAGTCGCTAAAGCTGGTGCATCATTGATACCATCGCCCGACATGGCGATCTTACGATTTTGGGACTGAAAATTGTTGATCCAATTTAATTTATCGATCGGTAGTAAGGATGCATGGAAAATTTCAATACCCACTTCCTTTGCGATCTTCTCGGCTGTTTTAGCATTATCACCTGTTAGAAGAATAGGTTCTATACCTAACTTTTTAAGTTCCTGGATTGCCTTTATGGAATTTTCTTTAAGTTTATCTTCCATAGCAAATATTCCTTGTTGAGATTGATTCGAATTTGTCACATCCGCAAAGAATACGGTACTACCTGCACTCTCCCATAGTTTAGCTTGTTCTAGTAACGATGCATCGATATGAATATTTTTTGATTGTAAAAAGCTCAATTTACCTATACTCACTTTCCAATCATTTACTATTCCACTCACTCCTCCACCTGATTCAACTTGGATGTCTTGGAAAGGTAAAAGACTAACGGATTTCACTTTAGCATAGTTTACTACTGCTTTAGCCAATGGATGTTCTGAGCCTGATTCGATGGATGCAGTCAATATCAGAAAATCATTTATCATTGACTCTTCCGTATTTGTTGCAAAGTTCACAACGTACGGTTTTCCTTCAGTGAGAGTTCCCGTCTTGTCAAAAGCTATAGTATCAATGAATGCAGCTAGTTCCAAACTCTCAGCATTCCGGAAAAGAATTCCTCTCGCTGCAGCTCTACCCGTTCCAACTAACAATGACACGGGTGTTGCAAGGCCAAGCGCACAGGGACAAGCAATCACAAGAATTGCTATTGCTTTTTCTAAAGCACCAGGAAGATTCCCTGTTTCCAAGATGAACAACCAAAGAAAGAAATTTGCGACAGCGATAAAGACAACTATAGGAACAAAAATTCCAGAAATTCTATCTGCAATTTTCTGCAATGGAGCCTTGGATCCCTGAGCTTCCTCAACAGTTCGAATAATAGATGCAAGAACCGTGTCTGATCCAACTTTTTTAGCTTTAATGATCAAAGTTCCTGAACCATTAATCGTACCGCCCATAACTTGTGAACTGGGCTTCTTCTCTACGGGTAGACTTTCTCCAGTTAACATAGATTCATCAACTGAACTTTCACCTTCGATCACACTCGCATCCGTTGGGATTTTTTCACCCGCTTTAACCATTATCACGTCATTGACTTTAATGTATTCTGATGGTAATTCAACCCAAGACTCTTCCTTTTTAATTAATGCCTTAGGAGCCTTTAGATTAAAAAGTGCCTCAATCGCTTGCGAACTTTGTCCTCTAACTACAGTCTCAATACATTTGCCAACTAAGATTATTGTGAGTAGAACGGCAGAAGTCTCATAGTATAGAGCCGGAAATACAGAGTGTCCCAGACTCGAAAGATGTTCATAATGTTCTAAACTATTTATATAGAACAGATCCGACTGATTGTATCCATGAATTATACTTAATGCAAGACTATAAAAGTAAGCAGCCGAAGTTCCCATTACAACCAACACGTCCATATTCGCTGAGCCATTCCTAAGTGCACGATAGGCTCCCATTATAAATGGAAAACCTATCCAAAACTGCACAGGAGTTGCAAGTATAAACTGAAACCAAGGATGCATAAGAATGGTTGGAAGCGGTAGAAAAGATAGAAAGCCTACATGTGAAACCATCGTATAGAGAAGTGGTAAGGACAATCCAGCTGATATAAAGAATCTATTTTTAAGTTTCCGT of Leptospira sp. GIMC2001 contains these proteins:
- a CDS encoding thermonuclease family protein; this encodes MPNLDLGFRIKYELGDNSSLDGFKSGDLVSVRKSRNSFQFEKIASVRELFSYKAYLDRVVDGDTLLVQIDLGFGIFIEERLRLRGLDAPEVAERNGQAAKKFVERELKGTNFLILKTYGSDIYDRYLVEVFYLKNEWKVEKIIEDGNFLNNRLLQEGLAIRI
- a CDS encoding heavy metal translocating P-type ATPase, encoding METKSILKESEETEKEVTLDLYGMTCANCALRIEKGLIKQEGVQEARVNFARETAYVKFDGSIQKEDLYEKVKSLGYSASEHSEANRSLAEDKHKDELRKLKNRFFISAGLSLPLLYTMVSHVGFLSFLPLPTILMHPWFQFILATPVQFWIGFPFIMGAYRALRNGSANMDVLVVMGTSAAYFYSLALSIIHGYNQSDLFYINSLEHYEHLSSLGHSVFPALYYETSAVLLTIILVGKCIETVVRGQSSQAIEALFNLKAPKALIKKEESWVELPSEYIKVNDVIMVKAGEKIPTDASVIEGESSVDESMLTGESLPVEKKPSSQVMGGTINGSGTLIIKAKKVGSDTVLASIIRTVEEAQGSKAPLQKIADRISGIFVPIVVFIAVANFFLWLFILETGNLPGALEKAIAILVIACPCALGLATPVSLLVGTGRAAARGILFRNAESLELAAFIDTIAFDKTGTLTEGKPYVVNFATNTEESMINDFLILTASIESGSEHPLAKAVVNYAKVKSVSLLPFQDIQVESGGGVSGIVNDWKVSIGKLSFLQSKNIHIDASLLEQAKLWESAGSTVFFADVTNSNQSQQGIFAMEDKLKENSIKAIQELKKLGIEPILLTGDNAKTAEKIAKEVGIEIFHASLLPIDKLNWINNFQSQNRKIAMSGDGINDAPALATADLGIAMGTGTDVAIETAGVVLVKGDLERLVDVIKISRSTVRNIRQNFFWALGYNTLGIPIAGIGLLAPWLSGAAMAFSSISVVLNALSLNLKKD